A single genomic interval of Daucus carota subsp. sativus chromosome 1, DH1 v3.0, whole genome shotgun sequence harbors:
- the LOC108215241 gene encoding uncharacterized protein LOC108215241 isoform X2: MIVSSRLLIYTHTFIPSFSVCLFSILSSPQQGNMYPTFGADEDTDLQSTNIKSDSFIVEMERFSHSSSKNVSPINSRITCKLSRKGSNSEKKMNSNADTEKGGKRVDSSTPEKPILVTVGATSHPFDQHISITTPNTTTETTESKLGCKRNSFKRSSSWTIAPRRILFFFATLSSMGTILLIYLTLSMKNGGRNAHSMG, encoded by the exons ATGATTGTATCTTCGAGGCTtctcatatatacacacaccttCATTCCTTCCTTTTCTGTGTGTCTCTTCTCTATCCTTTCCTCTCCTCAACAGGGTAATATGTATCCAACCTTTGGAGCAGATGAAGATACTGATTTGCAATCCACAAACATAAAATCTGATAGCTTCATAGTTGAAATGGAGCGGTTTTCTCATTCATCATCCAAAAATGTCTCTCCAATAAATTCAAGGATCACT TGCAAGCTTTCAAGAAAGGGGTCGAATAGTGAGAAGAAGATGAACAGCAATGCTGACACTGAGAAAG GTGGTAAAAGAGTAGATTCAAGCACGCCTGAAAAGCCGATACTAGTGACAGTAGGAGCCACCAGCCACCCATTCGACCAGCACATCTCTATCACAACTCCTAACACCACCACCGAAACAACAGAAAGCAAACTTGGCTGCAAAAGAAACAGTTTCAAGCGCTCTTCTTCTTGGACCATTGCCCCAAGGAGGATTCTCTTTTTCTTCGCCACTTT GTCAAGCATGGGAACGATATTACTGATTTACCTGACACTGTCAATGAAAAATGGTGGTCGAAACGCCCACTCTATGGGTTAG
- the LOC108215241 gene encoding uncharacterized protein LOC108215241 isoform X1: protein MIVSSRLLIYTHTFIPSFSVCLFSILSSPQQGNMYPTFGADEDTDLQSTNIKSDSFIVEMERFSHSSSKNVSPINSRITLQCKLSRKGSNSEKKMNSNADTEKGGKRVDSSTPEKPILVTVGATSHPFDQHISITTPNTTTETTESKLGCKRNSFKRSSSWTIAPRRILFFFATLSSMGTILLIYLTLSMKNGGRNAHSMG, encoded by the exons ATGATTGTATCTTCGAGGCTtctcatatatacacacaccttCATTCCTTCCTTTTCTGTGTGTCTCTTCTCTATCCTTTCCTCTCCTCAACAGGGTAATATGTATCCAACCTTTGGAGCAGATGAAGATACTGATTTGCAATCCACAAACATAAAATCTGATAGCTTCATAGTTGAAATGGAGCGGTTTTCTCATTCATCATCCAAAAATGTCTCTCCAATAAATTCAAGGATCACT TTGCAGTGCAAGCTTTCAAGAAAGGGGTCGAATAGTGAGAAGAAGATGAACAGCAATGCTGACACTGAGAAAG GTGGTAAAAGAGTAGATTCAAGCACGCCTGAAAAGCCGATACTAGTGACAGTAGGAGCCACCAGCCACCCATTCGACCAGCACATCTCTATCACAACTCCTAACACCACCACCGAAACAACAGAAAGCAAACTTGGCTGCAAAAGAAACAGTTTCAAGCGCTCTTCTTCTTGGACCATTGCCCCAAGGAGGATTCTCTTTTTCTTCGCCACTTT GTCAAGCATGGGAACGATATTACTGATTTACCTGACACTGTCAATGAAAAATGGTGGTCGAAACGCCCACTCTATGGGTTAG
- the LOC108197106 gene encoding gibberellin 2-beta-dioxygenase 8: MGDHSKNFLLFPLDQITNMESTAEPPLQETYKALLDSKSSINNVGANMQPVTELVEECELPLIDLSMLGLGESEREKCKAEIAEASQEWGFFQVINHGISEEILEKMRSEQVDVFKKSFREKERVFPAGTYRWGTPSATCLPQLSWSEAFHVPLIDISSLGGFTSISSTMEQFAGTVSELAQKLAEILAEKMGHKATFFRENCVPSTCYLRMNRYPPCPISEISGLMPHTDSDFLTILHQDQIGGLQLLKDGKWFAVKPNPQALIINIGDLFQAWSNDVYKSVEHRVVTNKVVERFSTAYFLCPSYETRIQSCMEPSVYKEFSFGEFRQQVQHDVKKLGYKVGLPRFIV, from the exons ATGGGGGATCACTCTAAAAACTTTCTGCTGTTTCCGCTTGATCAG ATCACTAACATGGAGTCCACAGCTGAGCCACCACTTCAAGAGACATACAAAGCTCTCTTAGATTCCAAAAGCTCCATCAATAATGTTGGTGCCAACATGCAGCCGGTGACAGAGCTTGTGGAGGAATGCGAGCTGCCATTGATTGATCTTAGCATGTTGGGTCTGGGAGAATCCGAAAGGGAAAAATGCAAGGCAGAAATAGCTGAGGCTTCGCAGGAATGGGGTTTTTTCCAGGTAATAAACCATGGAATTTCAGAAGAAATTCTGGAGAAGATGAGAAGTGAACAGGTGGATGTATTTAAGAAGTCATTCCGTGAGAAAGAAAGGGTTTTTCCGGCCGGAACTTACAGGTGGGGAACTCCTTCAGCCACTTGTTTACCGCAGCTGTCATGGTCAGAAGCTTTTCATGTACCTCTGATCGATATTTCAAGCTTAGGAGGCTTTACTAGTATCAG CTCAACAATGGAACAATTTGCGGGGACTGTTTCTGAACTAGCACAAAAATTAGCTGAGATCTTGGCAGAGAAAATGGGGCATAAAGCTACTTTCTTCAGAGAAAATTGTGTTCCCAGCACTTGTTATCTTCGAATGAACAGATATCCACCGTGTCCTATATCGGAGATTTCAGGACTAATGCCACACACAGACAGTGATTTTCTCACGATATTGCATCAGGATCAGATTGGAGGACTACAATTACTTAAAGATGGTAAATGGTTTGCGGTGAAGCCTAATCCGCAAGCTCTGATCATCAATATAGGGGACCTTTTTCAG GCATGGAGCAATGATGTTTACAAGAGTGTTGAACATAGAGTTGTTACGAATAAGGTAGTAGAGAGGTTCTCTACTGCTTATTTCTTATGTCCATCTTACGAAACTCGGATACAAAGTTGCATGGAGCCTTCAGTGTACAAAGAATTCAGCTTCGGCGAATTTAGGCAACAAGTCCAACATGATGTCAAAAAACTGGGTTATAAAGTAGGACTTCCGAGATTCATAGTATAA